Genomic DNA from Mus pahari unplaced genomic scaffold, PAHARI_EIJ_v1.1 scaffold_4807_1, whole genome shotgun sequence:
cccttggtcttgcaaactttatatgacccagcacaagggaaggcctgggccaagtagtgggagtgggtgggtaggggagcaggggcgggggggcgtatagggaactttcgggatagcatttgaaatgtaaagaaaataataataataatatatatatataaagtcagacctattagaattacaccagacttttcagcagagactatgaaagccagaagatacttgATAGATGTTCCACAacactaaaagaacacaaatgccagcccaagctccTGAatccagcaaagctctcaattaccatagatggagaaaccaaaatattccatgacaaagccaaattcacacaatatttttccacaaatccagccattcaaacaataaaaaagggaaaacatcaacacaaaaatggaaaatacaccctagaaaaagcaagtaatctttcaacaaacgtaataaaagacagccacaagaacacaATCCCAGagttaacaacaaaaataccaggaagcaataattaattttctttaatttctcttaacatccaTTGACTCAATGCCCAAATTAAATggcatagactaatagactggctacaaaacaggacccaacatatTTCTGGTtgcaggaaacccaactcagggacaaagtcagacactacctcagagtaaaaggctggaaaacaattttccaagcaaatcatccaaagaaacaagctggagtatccattctaatatcaaataaaattgatctccaacccaaagtcatcaaaaaagacaaggaggtgcacttcatacacattaaacttaaaatctaccaagatgaactatcaattctgaatatctatgctccaaatgcaagggcagctacactcataaaaaaaaaaaaagttagtaaaggtaaaaacacacattgcaactcacacagtaatagtgggagacttcaacatcccactctcaccaatagacagatcctggaaacataaactaaacaNNNNNNNNNNNNNNNNNNNNNNNNNNNNNNNNNNNNNNNNNNNNNNNNNNNNNNNNNNNNNNNNNNNNNNNNNNNNNNNNNNNNNNNNNNNNNNNNNNNNagatcaccacggactaaggctgatcttcaataacagcataaataacagaaagacaacattcatgtggaaactgaacaacactgtaCTCAATGacaccttggtcaaggaagaaataaagaaagaaattgaagactttttagagtttaatgaaaatgaagccacaacatacccaaacatatgggacacaatgaaagtggtcctaagaggaaaactcatagctctgagtgcctccaaaaagaaactagagagagcacacactaccAGCCTGAGAGCACACCtagaatctttaaaatgaaaggaagcaaattcacccaagaggagtagacagcaggaaattatcaaacttagggccaaaatcaacctagtggaaacaaaaagaactattcaaaatatcaaccaaaccaggagctggtactttgagaaaatcaacaatatagatatacccttagccagattaataaagggcacagggacagtatccttattaacaaaatcagaaatgaaaaaggagacattacAACAGAACCTTGGGAAgtcaaaaacatcatcagatcctacttcaaaaggctatactcaaccaaactggaaaacatggatgaaatgaactgttttctagacagacaccaggtacctaagttaaatcaggatcaaattaacTATCTTAATAGTCCCATTtccccttaaaaaaaagaagcagtcagAAGtggtctcccaaccaaaaaagcacaggaccaggtgggattagtgcagagttctatcagactttcaaagaagacctaattccaactctcctcaaactattcaacaaaatagaaaaagaaggtactctacccaattcattctatgaagccacaattactctgatgtcaaaaccacacaaagattcaacaaagaaagagaacttcagaccacatccccttatgaatatcggtggaaaaatactcaataaaatcctcacataccaaatctaagaacacattaaaatgatcatccttCATGACCAAGTAAccttcatcacagggatgcagggtttgtttaatatacagaaatctttcaatgtaatccactatataaaaaaatctcaaagacaaaaatcacaaaatcatctcattagatgctgaaaagcatttaacaaaatccaacacccattcatgataaagtagtggaaagatcaggaattcaagacccatacataaacataataaaagcaatttacatcaaaccattagccaacatcaaactaaatggagagaagctgggagcAATCCCACtataatcagggactagaaaaggctgccaactttctcccttcctattcaatatagtacttgaagtcctagccagagcaatttgacaacaaaatgaggtcaaggggatacaaattggaaaggaagaagtcaaaatttcactatttgcagataatatgatagcatatataagtgatcctaaaatttccaccagagaactcctaaacctgataaactgcttcagtgcagtagctggatataaaatgaactcaaacaaataaatggcctttctctactcaaaggataaacaggatgagaaagaaattagggaaaccacatccttcacaatagtcaggctggtctccagtcaagctgaggtctgaatcccaatggtcataattcacctcatgacatggtaggtgttccttcatgctcctggaactctggcccctgcctaaggtaccacctccaacagcccccacaagaaaaGCATGGCCAGTGGTCACATAAGCAGTGGCCCAAGCGTCTGACCTCCAGGCTAAACTCCtacccagttacctagcaacagtgaagaccatgaAATGGGATGTTCAGCTCCACaactctctcttactcttaccctcttactctcactccgttgtcttctctctcttctctctccttttccctttctctttgtcttctcctctctctctctctctctctctctctctctctctctctctctctctctctctctgcatttctctaataaagctcttaaaccatggagtctctgctctgctccatcaaggcctgctgcacactctggtcactctggtcagtgttgggaaaatctttccctattccctctgtccTGCAACCCTGGAGTAATAGCAAGGTAGCTTAAGGCAGGgtcccttctccacccccactgTGTGGTCAAAGGCAATGCCCACCCCGGGCCAAATGAAAAGTGCCTGGtagtctccccatgcctgactgacgagagaatagggaaactctggtgggATATGTGCATATTTTTCCTATCCCACTTTTCCCCAGCCCCCCCAGccctccttttattttgttccaaacacaccagaaaattcctacagctgataatcAATTTCAGCAATGTGACTGGATGTAAATTTAATTCAATCAgacttcctctactcaaaggataaaaaggctgtgcaaaaaattagggaaacaacaccgttcacaaaagtcacaaataatataaaatatcttggtgtgactctaaccacaaaagtgaaagatctgtagacaagaaattcaagtctcagaagaaagaattcaaagacctcagaagatgaaaagatcttatgctcatggattggcaggattaatatagtaaaattggccatcttacaaaaaaacagtttaaaaattcaatgaaatcctcttcaaaattacaactcaagtATTCATctgaaataggaaaacaaaaacaaaaacaaaacaaaacaaaacaaagaaacaggctAGCAAAACCCATTCTTGACAATGAAAAAACTTCTGGAAGAACCActatacctgacctcaagctgtattacaacGGATTAGTGGGggaaaaaatacattgtattggATCAGGAAcaggcatgtagatcaatggaatagaggtgaagatgaagaaatatactcacttgatctttgacaaagaagacaacaTTTGAACTATCCACTgggaaaaaagaacattttcaacaaatgatgctggttcaactagtGGTTGGCAtgaagaagaatacaaattgatccattcccATCTCCTTGTATAAGGATCAACTCCAATTGGATTAAGGACCTCCATATATCAGATACCCTcaatctaagagaagagaaagtagcaaagagcctcaaacacatgggctcAGGGcaaaatttcctgagcagaatgccaatggctcaggctctcagattaacaattgacaaatgagatagcataaaatagaaatgcttctgtaagacaaagaacactgtcaacagGATAAAAGGACAACATAAAGACTGGGAAAAGTTCTTCACCAACTCTACCTCTgtcagagggttaatatccaaactatgcaaagaacttaagaaattagactccagagaatcaaataaccctattaaaaatggagtacagagctaagcaaataattctcaattgaggaatcaTGAATGGCTCAAGAGCACCTAAtcaaatgtttaacatccttagtcatcagagaaaggcaaaacaaaatgaccTTGAAATCCCACCATAtaagaatggcaaagatcaaaaacacaggCAACAGGAGATGATGGTGTcatggtttgaaaatgcttgacccagggaatggcactatttagaggtatgtccttcttggagtaggtatgtcactgtgtcTATAGGTttaaagaccctcatcctagctacctggaagttagtcttcctagactagcagccttcagataaagatgtagaactcacattCTGCCTGTAACTTGCCTGCCTGAATGCTACCATGACTTTGCCTTGACCTTATTGAAcagaacctgtgaacctgtaagtcacctgcaattaaatgttgtccttataagaggtttctgggtcatggtgtctgttcacagcagtaaaacccttactaagacagctggcaaggatgtggaaaaagaggaacactcctcctttgttgtgattgcaaactggtacaaccactctggaaatcagtctggcagttcctcagaaaattggaaatagttctacatgaagaACCATCTATATCACTACTGGGCCAAAGATGTTCcatcatataacaaggacaaatACATGATCCACTATGTCCATAataaccatatttataatagccagaagctgaaaataacACCAATGTTCCTCTACagtagaatggatacagaaaatcttgTTCATTTACAGATTAGAatactacttggctattaaaaaaaatgactacatgaaatttgcaagccaataatggacctagaaaatatgtTCTCAGATAggaaacccagacacaaaaggataaaGAGGGcacatactcactgataagtggatattaccccaaaaGCTCACACTATCAAGAATGCAACTCAAAAACcttatgaagcttaagaagaagaaaaaacaaagttttGATGCATCACTCCTacttgaaatggaaacaaaataatcacaggaagtggagggagggagaaaccttGGGAAGGGGGGGCAGGATTAGCTATGGGAAGAGATAGCAGAGAAGTCAAGAGCATCAAGGAAAGGAATAGATATATATAGCAATGGGCAGTGGGGAACTGGGGAGAGCCACaggaaagtcccagacaccagggaagcaagaggatttcaggacccagtggggatgaaATTAGCTAAAATACCAAATAAAGGGGAattagaacctgtagagaccacaaCCAGAAGATAGGCATGGGTCCACTTGAGGGATGTGGTCACTCacccatctccaaatttttaatcacccaaattattcctgtctaaagaaacACAGGACAAAATatatggagtagagactgaaggaaatgccatccagagctGCCcctcctagggatccatcccatcagcagacaccaaacctgcacacaattgctgatgtcaagaagtgtgcatgctgacaggatcctggtataactgtctcctgagagactttgctAGCACCCGagtaatacagatgcagatactcacaggcaACCATCAGACAGAGCACGgagacccctatggaagaattaggagaagaaatgaaggagctaaaggggattgtATCCCCACAGAATAAATAGAAGTATCACCTAACCAGGCCTTCAGAGTTCCCAGAGAAtaaaccacaaaccaaggagtatacatatAGGAATCCTGGCTCCAGCTACACATGTAGTAGAGGTTTGCCTtaactggcatcaatgggaggctCAATGCCCCTGTATAGGGGCATGCTAGAGCAAGGaggcaggactgggtgggttAGTGGAgggtaccctcatagaggcacaTGAGAGGGGGGATGTGATTTGGGGGCTTAAGGAGGGCAGATAAGGAAGGGGGaaacaatttaaatgtaaataaataaaagaaaaaagaggtgtgtgtatatatagacacacacacacacatatatacatatatatatacacatacatataatatatatgcacacacaaacacacacatatatatacacacgcatacatatacacacatacatatatatagcacatatatatgtatatatatttatatatatgcacacatatatattaatgcacacacacatatatatgcacacacacatttatacacatgtaaTTTAgttagtcttttttaaaaagagatttatttatttttattttattttaagtgcataGAAGTTATGGTTGCATATATTTCTGAAGGTGCCGATCCCCTACAATTTGAGCTACAGATAGTTGgtgctaccatgtggatgctgggattgaacccaggtcttttgaaagagcagctagtgctctgaCCAGCTgtatcatctccccagcccctctacTTTGTTTTGCAagacagaatttatttatttgtggagtTCTTGCTCTCCTGGATCACACTCTATAAGCCAGAATGGTCTTACAGTCACTACATGTTTTTCTCTATAGCTGGTATTAAAATCATGTACCACCATCACCAGGatgtttatttggatttttaatatctattttctcgagttctttatatattttggatattagccttctaccAAGTGtgaaattagtaaaaatattttccaatccATTCCATTCATGCCTCATTATCTGACTTATGATGAACTTTCCCTTGCAGAAGTGTTTCAGGTTTTTGTAATTTCATATATTGTTGATCTTAATGCTTATGCTATCTGTGTACTGTTCAAATTGTCATCTTCtaccaggcattgtggcacacccctttattcccagcacttgggaggcagaggcaggagaatttctgagtttgaggccagcctggtctacagagtccaggactatacaaagaaaccctgtgtcaaaacaagcaaacaaacgaacaaacaaataaacaaaaggtcATCTTCTTTGTCAATATGTTCATTAATGTTACCCACTTTCTCTTGTGTCAGGCTCAGTTTCCCTGCTTttttgttgaggtctttgatccccttgcagttgagttttgtgcatggtgatGAATGTGGAACTATTTGTACTCTTCTATGTGTAGACACTCAGTTGCAtaagcaacatttgttgaaggatGATATCGTTTTCCTATTGTGCATTTTTGTCTTCTTATGAGATGCCCAcatatgttttaatttatatctgggtcttcaaattGATATTATCTATCACCACATCTAtatttatgccaataccatgcagtttttattactgtacCTATTTAGTACAGCTTCAAATAAGTGGTGGTGATACCTCCAAGCATTCTTTGATTTTTTGGGACTGTTTTCAGTCATTatgggaattttttttgtttttcccaataAAGtcagaattgttctttcaatggCTTCATATAACCTGATTAGAATTTTGAGAGGGATTGCACTCaatttatagattgcttttggtagaatggccattttaactatgaggtttccatcttctgattgtttccttaatttctatcttcaaaaatttgaagtttttaatcacgAGTATTTCACTTCTTTGGTAAAGGTTACCTCAAAGTATTTTCTGATATTGTGAAGTGTGTTTCActgataatttattaatttatttactcactttacatcatAGTCACAACCTCCCTCTGCTCTTCTATCACTCTCACCCTTATAAAACTCTCACCTTAGCCTCAGAAAAGTGGAACACCCCCTTGTGACCACCCTGCCTGGGACATCCATTCcaagcaggactaagcacatctcTTCCCACTGAAGCCCAACCAGGCAATCTAGATAGGGGAAGGGTAttcaatggcaggcaacagagtctgagaCAGGCCCTACTCTAATTTCTAGGGAATCCACATGAAGAGAAAGCTGCTTCACATCTGGTACAAATGTTTAGGGGGCCTAGTTTGAGcctctgtttgcttttttattggtgcttcagtctctggaagccacCATAGGCCAAAGTTACTTGATACTGTAGGTCTTTAAGTGTCTTCAGCTCTTCTAGTTTACTCAGCTCTAtctctaactcttccacaagactccctgtaATCTGACAGATATTTCACTGTGCTGGATGGAGCCTATTAGTAGACAATTATGgttggttcctgtctgcaagcaaagtAGATTATttctaatagtgtcagggattggatATCTCCCATAAGATAGGTCTTAAGTTGAACCACTCATTGGTTGCCTGtttcctcattctctgctctaCACTTATCCCTGCACATTTTCCAGGCAGGAATGTTTTCAAGTTGAAGGTTTTtgagtgggttgatgtccccctcACTCCACTgaaagtcttgcctggctacaggaagatattgtgaatggtgtttccatgatttctttctcagtctatttgtTATTTGCAAATAGAAGGACCTCTGTTTTTACTCAGTCTTGTATCCAGCCAGTTTTGGTGAGTTTATTAGATGAAATGTTTTATGCTGAAATTTTTAAGGTTAGTTAAACTTAATATCATGACATCTGCCAATAATGATACTTTGGAATGGATAATTGCAACAAATAATGTCAAATGTGGCTGAGGTAGCAGTGGGCTGCACTGTGTAGACTTGCCATATAAAATAAAGGGTACTGTTTTGCTTAGAATACCCTTGACCTTTGAGGCACCCAGGCTCATGAATCAAGTGACTATACATCCTCTGCATCCTGACCATGAAACCAACCATTGTTGGACAACCCAAACCTTAGCATGCAATAGAGTAAAATTTCTCTTTCATACTTGACTCTTTCTAacagttctgtttctttggggGACTCTAACAACTCAGGAATAAGTGAGAAAGACCGAGAGTATCAAATGTTATTCCCATGcttgtgaacatacacacattcatttgAAACAACATACATTCATCTCAAGATATATGTATTCCACACACATAAAGGATACCACATaatataatatttgtaaaatagtaCTGATTACATGAAATAATATATCATGTTAAGAGACAGGtatttttatctcttcatttACCTTCCAGTTACTTTCAAATTCTTGATGTGGAGGAAgttgggaggagagaaaaaaattctatagGCTTTTTGCCTACATTTGCAATTACCTGTGGCATTTGAAATCTCATTTTCAGGGCAAGGGGAACAATCAAAACAGCAGGATGGTTTTTCTTCTAGGTATAATTTCTTAAAACCAGGAGCACAGCTCATGCTGCATACAGAAGGTGGTATCTGTGGAGCAATATATGCATTAATATCAGATAGTTCCTACTAGGTTTTTAATCATACTGTTTAGTACATATTATGCAATTGGCTAAATATTGTGAAACAAATTTAATGGGCAAATTGAATTTAGTGCAAGTGTTTGTCATATACATTCAATTCTACAAAAAgtagacattaaaaaaatgtcATTCTTTCAAAGTATTCAAGAATTCAGAAGATGAACTTATAATCACTATAGAAAAAAGTATACAAAAATATTACAATGGTTGTAtctacttttaaaacattaagttGGGCCAGTCTCACCTGGCTATAACCTGAGGCCCATTGGATCATGTCCTCATATAAGTACAACTTTTGATCATGTAGGAAATATGAATAAAAGCGTCCTATTTTCACCTTCACTCCAAGACCTTGTTGAAAATTCCAAATCATATGGATCTCATACTCTGCATCTCTTTTTGCTTGTGGATTAATGATCACTACATCTCCAAAAGTATTCATAAACTGCAGGTTTTTCAAGAATGAATGGATCTAAAGAGATGAAGCAGtagtaaaaacaaatataaattcacTAAAACAGGAAATATATTATGGGATAgccttttagttttgagatttcTCTCAGCATCCAACTTTATTGGAGTATCTTATCAAGTAAATGAAATCATATCAGcaatatttaaaatgctattaTGAGGAGATACGAGTTGAtcaaatttgcattcttttacaccctgaactgagttggaattttgatgggtattgcattgaatcaggagattgattttggtaagatggccatttttactatgtgaatccttccaatccatgaacatgggagatcttcccatcttctgagtaCTTTTTAGATTTCAGAAAGTAGGAGGGAACTGGAAgtaagaggggaaggggaggggaaagggaggacagGATCAGGTTATGGAAGGGACAGCAGAGAAAACCGAGGATCAGGAAgttgaatagaaacatgtagcaatTGGGGTTAGGGATCTGGGGGGGCAGACACTAGAAAGTCCCTAACTCcaaggaagcaagaggctcccagaacccaacagggatgactttagcagaaatacccaacaaaggggagatacaaCCAGTAGAGACCACCGGTAGCAAATAGGCATTGCCCTCAGTTGAGGAAAAGTGTCAcgcacccatctcaaaattttaaccaagaaaggttcctgtccaaagaaaagacatggacaaaaaaaaatgtaacagagactgaacgaaaggcaatccagagactgGCTCATCCAGGGACTCATCTCATCTACACAACAAATCCCTCCACTATTAACAAtgaagaagcacttgctgacaggaacctggtagaGTTGTTCCTGAGATGTTCTACTAGTGCCTGAAAAATCCACATGCTAACTACCGGATTGAGCTTGGATACACCAGTAAAAGAGCTATGGGAAGGTCTGAAGGAACAGACGGGGGATTCAATCACACgtgaagaacaatatcaattaactggAACTAcctgagcttccagggactaaaccacaaaccaaggagtatacatggaggaatGTATAGTTCTAGATACATATGaagaagaggatggccttatctgacagtgggaggtgaggcccttggtcctatggaggcttgatgacccagaatAAGGGGACGCTAGGGCAATGAGGCAGGAGTGAATGAATGGGTGGAAAAACACCCTCATGAAcccaaaggggaagggggagagggataATGGGATGGGGGGTTTGGGGGGGTAACTGAGAAGGGGGAATTTCGTTCAAAATATAAAccaataaaatgattaataaaaagtgTGTTGTCTTATCATACCATATatattcaaacaacaaaaataaaccaaatgaaTTGTATTTATACAGTTTAAAATATACGcatgtataaaattaataaagaaagaaaataggttaTAGACTCAAGAAATGAACTTAATGTCTAGAGGAGGACTGAGTAGGAGAAAAGTATAAttgattcaattaaaaaatatttttaaaacatggttttTTTGAGATTTCCAATAGCTGCTAATGGAAGACACTTTACCTGCATGCACTCCTGCATTATTGGGATCACATTCCTAAGTTGCTGAAAATCTATTTTTTGAAGGACCATTTCATGGACAGCATGAGCCACAGCATATATAGCATTGTATATATTGTAACACTCATCATTCATGGCCATGTCAAAATTGTGCCATGGTAACCATTCCCAAGAGTTGCTGGATGTACAATGGTTTGGTGTTTTACAGTTAGATTTTAATAGTGAACAGTTAAAGTATATCCACCCCAgtctttcagaagaaaaataatgtgtgtcCTTAGAAAGATTCGttctgtgaaaaaaattatttaaagttgaAACATCTCCATGATATTGTGAAATAGTGAGAGTCCCATAGAATGAAGTAAGGCTGAAGTCTCTCTCCCTTGTGATGCCATCCCATTGTGAGGTTGTGAACCAGATTTTCTGTGTACCTAAATATTTCCAATGTATAAAGCTCACTTCTAAAGAAGTATTCAGTTCTCCATAAAGTATAACAACATTTGCTGAAGATGTAATTATTTGGTTGTAATATTTCTCAGACCTTGTTGAAAATAAGTGCATGTTCTGTGGAATCACATTCACAAAGGCTAAACAGANTccatttctttgcatttcttcttttatatctaNGAGAAATTGAATACCTTGNTCATCATCTTGGATNACNAGNCCTACCCATGTCCAGCTGAAATGGAACAGCAAGGATACTANNgcttcaggcaggaatctgtcTTTGAGGGCAATCTGATGCAGATTAGGAAACTTGCTCTGGTCACTCAGGAGAGGGTGGAATGGTCCATAGGTAATCTAAAGGAAGCAGAACAAGAAAGCCACACGAGGAAGAGGGATGCTGTCAAGGTCAGTCTAAGTTCTTAATTGTATTTAGGAACAGTTGGAAGTTGagggaagaaaatatttgcagttCATGTTTAAAGAATTACTTAACTACCAACAATCCTCTAGAAATGTAGAGTCCAATTTAAGccttctagaaatttctatttcCTATAACTCTctcctatttttctattttaaataattctcaaAGTACATCAAGGCTCTGCTTATTAACCCTTTGAGAAACAGATCAAGGATTATAAACCTACAATACCCATTCTCTTTGATAATGGCAGATAACAGACAGTGTCCAAAGCCttccacaaaaacaaacagacaaatcctATCTTACCTGTGGGGTGAAATCAAGCTGAAGAATTGTTGCCACTTGTGCAGATGATAGCCACAATGGACCTGTAAGTGCTATGTCACAATCACCGCGAACACAGATGTAATTAGGAGGAGTGTGATAATACTTTGGCATTATATTTAGATGAGTGAATAATGATAAATAACCATTGCATTTGCCTTTATAATAGGCAATTTCCAGAGACACATTGGGTAAAAGGTAGGGGTTACTGTTTATCTCCTCCATTGCAAAATACAGTGACAGAAGATACTGGTATATTTTGGAAGGCAAACTGAAAANAGGAAATTATGATAATTATGAACATAGTACCCAACAGGCATGTTTTCTGATTAAATATTGTAAATTTAATGCTACTCCACCTAAATTCCTATTGGAAAGCCTTTACTGTTTTTGAAAGTCCAGTAAACTTGAGATCATAACAAATCCATAAGAATCTTCAAATTCATAAGCATTCCTTAAATTAAGTTTTTTCATAAAATCCAGATTATTTCATTAATGTTCTATAAGGAACAAGCAAaaatgtatatgtctctgtgaaCCTGAAATGGGTCTCTTATTAGACATTCCATCTACTCCTAACTTAATTGTAGAATTGCCATCATCAAGAAAACACTTGAATAACTATCAATTTCTTTTATAGCTCACTGCTCCAAGGCACTGATGTAGGT
This window encodes:
- the LOC110314659 gene encoding vomeronasal type-2 receptor 116-like, which codes for MMFTPIFIVLLLKLPLLLCSSAENMCLWRLKSNENCDGDMPQDCAFLIYTGVDPVPKDYFKYLFKSCLPSKIYQYLLSLYFAMEEINSNPYLLPNVSLEIAYYKGKCNGYLSLFTHLNIMPKYYHTPPNYICVRGDCDIALTGPLWLSSAQVATILQLDFTPQITYGPFHPLLSDQSKFPNLHQIALKDRFLPEAXVSLLFHFSWTWVGLVIQDDXQGIQFLXDIKEEMQRNGXCLAFVNVIPQNMHLFSTRSEKYYNQIITSSANVVILYGELNTSLEVSFIHWKYLGTQKIWFTTSQWDGITRERDFSLTSFYGTLTISQYHGDVSTLNNFFHRTNLSKDTHYFSSERLGWIYFNCSLLKSNCKTPNHCTSSNSWEWLPWHNFDMAMNDECYNIYNAIYAVAHAVHEMVLQKIDFQQLRNVIPIMQECMQIHSFLKNLQFMNTFGDVVIINPQAKRDAEYEIHMIWNFQQGLGVKVKIGRFYSYFLHDQKLYLYEDMIQWASGYSQIPPSVCSMSCAPGFKKLYLEEKPSCCFDCSPCPENEISNAT